The segment ACGAGACCCGGTGTCCCCTTTTCCACAATAAAAGCGGTGATTCCTTTTCTCCCGGCATCCGGATCCGTCACGGCAAAAGCCACATAGGTATCCGCTTCCCCGGCATTGGTGATAAACATTTTACTGCCGTTGAGTATATAATGATTTCCTTTTCGAAGGGCACGGGTTCGAATATTACCGGCATCAGAACCGGCATGGGCCTCTGTCAGGGCAAAAGCCCCCAGATACTCCCCTGATGCCAGACGGGGTACATATTTTTTCCGTTGTGCATCGGTGCCGTAACGGAGGATGGGCATCGTCCCCACAGAGGTATGAACGGCCAAGATCACTCCCACAGTGGCACTTACCTTGGAAATTTCCTCAAGTGCCAAGGTATACGAAACAAAATCTGCCCCGGCACCTCCCCACTTTTCAGGAATAGGGATACCCATCAGTCCGGTTTGACCCATCTTGTTTAAAATTTCTCGGGGAAAACGCTCTTCTTCATCCATCGATTCCACATAAGGGGTAATTTCGGTACGGGCAAATTCCTTCACCATTTTTCGCATCATCTTTTGTTCCTCAGTCCATCTGAGATCCATCTTCCATCTCTCCTCAACCGGTAAGCCTAGCTGGAAACCTAAGAAAAGTAAGTAACACCATTTGCCTGAAACTACCTTAACCGTATGAGAAACTGCCAGCTCCGATAAAACCGGGGCACATCCAAAACAATTCTTTCCCCGGACAGGGGCAAAGCCTTCGGCAATAAAACACGAAGGCTGTTTGCAAGTTGATTCTGCCCTGTTACAGGACACCCCTTCCGGAACCTGGACTCTCAGCCCCTTTTTTGACTTGCCGGAGGCGTTTTTACCTGTTGTCCAATGCTTTTTCCGGGAACAAGAACAGATTAATCCGTCATAATCTTTTGGTGTTAACCTTCATAACTGTAAAAGCCCCGTCCGGTCTTTTTGCCCAACCATCCAGCCTTGACATACTTCCGCAACAAGGGGCAGGGACGGTATTTGGAGTCTCCAAATCCTTCGTATAATGTCTCCATGATGTACAGACAGGTGTCCAAACCGATAAAATCAGCCAGTTGCAAAGGACCCATCGGGTGATTCATTCCCAGTTTCATTACCTGATCCACTGCCTCCGGTTCCGCCACCCCTTCGTATACGGTATAAATCGCTTCATTGATCATGGGCATCAACACCCGGTTAGACACAAATCCCGGAAAATCATTTACTTCCACCGGCGTCTTCTCCATTTTTCGAGCCAGTTGCTCCACAGCCAGATACACTTCATCCTTTGTGGCCAGACCACGAATCACTTCTACTAATTTCATAACAGGCACCGGATTCATAAAGTGCATCCCAATCACTTGCTCCGGCCGCTTCGTCACAGCTGCAATCTCCGTGATTGGCAAGGAAGAAGTATTGCTGGCCAGAATCGTATGGGGGGGACAAATCTCATCCAGCCGGCGAAAGAGCTCCGTTTTGACCGCCATACTCTCCACAACGGCCTCCACCACTATATCCGCTTTTGCCGCCGCTTCCTCCAATTGAGTGGTTCCTTGAATTCGCTGCAGAATCCCATCCCGTTCTTCACCCTTCATCCGGCCCTTTTCCACTTGCCGGGTCAGGTTTTTTTCGATTCCCTTCAATCCCTTTTGCACCATGGCATCCTCGATATCATGCAGTTTCACCTGCATCCCGGCCTGGGCCGCCACTTGGGCAATCCCACTTCCCATCTGTCCGGCTCCGATCACTGTAAATTGCTGGACATTCATGGACTTTCTCCCCCGTTCATTCCATTGGTTTCTCTCCACTGCTGGTCATGTTGTGAAAAGGGACAAGGATATCATTTCAACCCATTCCGTAACCGATTCCCTTGGATGTTTAAGTTGCAGGCACATGGACAGCCATTTTTCAGGTAAGGCGATTATGTTCCACCAAGAAAGCAACAATCCGCTGCACTGGATACAGCATGGGCAGGGGTGAAGGCCTTGAGAAGCTCACAAGAGTGAGTCACCCCCTAAATCCCCCGCCTTTCTGTATGCTCCACTAAGTGGGAGGGACACCTCGATTCCAAAGCTAAAGCTCCAGATCCGGCTCCAGGTGCCAGTATCAACCTATTTAATGCTTCCTCAAGCCCCCACCTTCAACGATCCAATCACAACACTCCTATTTGCCCTGTTTCTTTTATGGAACGGGCTCTCTCTTTTATTTTTTTATAGCAACGATTTCCCCGGAAATAGTGAGCGGATCAATCCACCCGGATCAAGACTGCATCTCCCTGGGCGGCTCCACTGCAAATGGCGGCTACACCCAATCCCCCGCCTCGACGGCGAAGCTCATAAATCAACGTCAGGATAATCCGGGCTCCACTGGCTCCAATGGGATGACCCAAAGCGACGGCTCCTCCGTTTACATTCACCTTTTCCTCATCCCAACCCAGGATTTTCCCGTTGGCCAAGGCGACAGCAGCGAAGGCTTCATTCACTTCAAACAAGTCAATCTGATCCACTGTCAATCCATGCTTTTTCAATAGTTTTTGGATCGCAAAAGCCGGAGTGACAGGAAAATCCTTTGCCTCCAAACCAATGGCGGCGTGTCCCAACACACGGGCCATGGGGGAAATACCCAATTCCTTCGCTTTTGCTTCAGAGGCAACCACCATGGCACAAGCTCCGTCATTCACTCCAGGAGCGTTCCCTGCTGTTATGGACCCGTCTTGTAAAAAGACCGGCTTCAGGTTGCTCAATTTTTCATAACTGCTGTCCCGGCGTGGTGATTCATCGGTATCCACCACAACATCACCTTTGCGTCCTTTCACCGTAACCGGTACAATCTCTTCTGCCATTTTTCCGGAGTCGATGGCCTGGATGGCCCGCTGATGACTCCGTAAAGCCCATTGATCCTGCTCTTCCCGACTGACATCATATTTCGCAGCAGTATTGCTGCCGTGAACCACCATATGCACCCCATCAAAAGCACACCACAATCCGTCATGGATCATCATGTCCACCATGTTCCCGTCCCCCATGCGCTGACCCCAGCGGGCTCCCTGCAGCATATAGGGAGCATGGGACATACTTTCCATGCCTCCTGCCACCAGCACCTCTGACCCACCGGAACGGATGACCTGATCGGCTAAAGTGACACTTCGCAGCCCGGAAGCACACACTTTATTAATGGTTTCCGTCTGAACTTCCCAAGGTAACCCGGCTTTCCGTGCCGCCTGCCGAGAGGGAATCTGACCCGCTCCTCCCTGTAAAACCATCCCCATGATCACTTCTTCCACCGCTTCATCCGGAACCCCTGAACGCTCCAACGCTCCCCGGATGGCGATGCCACCTAACTCCGCCGCTTTTACATCCTTTAACCCGCCGCCGAACTTCCCAATCGGCGTCCGTGCTCCACCCAATATCACTGTATCCGCCATACCTGACACCTCCATCATCGAATCCAACTGAGCGCTCGTTCGGAAAAACACCAAAATAAAAACGCTTTCAATACCAAGATTACTCTGTTTCTTC is part of the Kroppenstedtia pulmonis genome and harbors:
- a CDS encoding 3-hydroxybutyryl-CoA dehydrogenase — encoded protein: MNVQQFTVIGAGQMGSGIAQVAAQAGMQVKLHDIEDAMVQKGLKGIEKNLTRQVEKGRMKGEERDGILQRIQGTTQLEEAAAKADIVVEAVVESMAVKTELFRRLDEICPPHTILASNTSSLPITEIAAVTKRPEQVIGMHFMNPVPVMKLVEVIRGLATKDEVYLAVEQLARKMEKTPVEVNDFPGFVSNRVLMPMINEAIYTVYEGVAEPEAVDQVMKLGMNHPMGPLQLADFIGLDTCLYIMETLYEGFGDSKYRPCPLLRKYVKAGWLGKKTGRGFYSYEG
- a CDS encoding acyl-CoA dehydrogenase; the encoded protein is MDLRWTEEQKMMRKMVKEFARTEITPYVESMDEEERFPREILNKMGQTGLMGIPIPEKWGGAGADFVSYTLALEEISKVSATVGVILAVHTSVGTMPILRYGTDAQRKKYVPRLASGEYLGAFALTEAHAGSDAGNIRTRALRKGNHYILNGSKMFITNAGEADTYVAFAVTDPDAGRKGITAFIVEKGTPGLVIGKVEKKMGLGGSNTCEILFEQAEVPVENRLGEEGQGYEIALSNLAGGRIGIGAQALGIAQAALEASRSYALERQQFGKPIAKLQGIQFKLADMATQIEASRLLVYRAAEMREQGHPCKKEASMAKMMASDTAMAVTTEAIQIHGGYGYTREYPVERLFRDAKVTQIYEGTNEIQRLVVSGELLTQ
- a CDS encoding acetyl-CoA C-acetyltransferase, translating into MADTVILGGARTPIGKFGGGLKDVKAAELGGIAIRGALERSGVPDEAVEEVIMGMVLQGGAGQIPSRQAARKAGLPWEVQTETINKVCASGLRSVTLADQVIRSGGSEVLVAGGMESMSHAPYMLQGARWGQRMGDGNMVDMMIHDGLWCAFDGVHMVVHGSNTAAKYDVSREEQDQWALRSHQRAIQAIDSGKMAEEIVPVTVKGRKGDVVVDTDESPRRDSSYEKLSNLKPVFLQDGSITAGNAPGVNDGACAMVVASEAKAKELGISPMARVLGHAAIGLEAKDFPVTPAFAIQKLLKKHGLTVDQIDLFEVNEAFAAVALANGKILGWDEEKVNVNGGAVALGHPIGASGARIILTLIYELRRRGGGLGVAAICSGAAQGDAVLIRVD